A genomic segment from Polyangium mundeleinium encodes:
- a CDS encoding DNA glycosylase AlkZ-like family protein: MPTPSARGGPGGARVTRPRAKTSKGGALAHFHEATRTWFQGAFPGPTEAQEKGWPPIQAGQSTLLLAPTGSGKTLAAFLVALDRLVFSDEPPKESRCRVLYVSPLKALAADVERNLRAPLAGLTKTAERLEIPFRVPTVAIRSGDTSPEERARLGKRPPDILITTPESLFLLLTSNAREILRSVDTVIIDEIHSLAATKRGVHLFSSLERLEALRGEGARTTRIGLSATQRPLDEIARLLGGGEVDEQGKFVPRPVTIVDASAPKSLELSIEVPVDDMTRMGEPGEDAGKGPGADPAARSIWPSIHPRLVELVRAHRSTMIFANSRRLSERLAAAINEAAGAEIAAAHHGSVARDERTRIEEALKEGRLPCIVATSSLELGLDLGAVDLVVQIESPPSVSAGLQRIGRAGHAVGATSRGVVFPKHRGDLLACAAATSRMIDAKVEATFYPRNPLDVLAQQIIAITAMDSIHEDVLFALVRRAAPFADLPRASFEGLLDMLSGRYPSDEFAELRPRIVWDRTTGAIRAREGAKRLAVVNAGTIPDRGLYGVFLATEEAAGKPGRRVGELDEEMVFEAREGEVFVLGASSWRITEITHDRVLVVPAPGQPGKMPFWRGDRVGRNVELGAEIGRVAREITKADDAGAERLLREKHHLDTRAAKNLLRYVREQAAATGEVPSDTTIVLERFVDEVGDTRVCILSPFGGRVHAPLASAIEERCRAELALEIEAVWADDGVVLRFPEAQGPPDARLLLPDADEVEDLVVRSLGASALFAARFRECAGRALLLPRKRPGKRSPLWAQRKRASDLLAVAARYGSFPILLETYREVLRDVFDLPALVDLLKKIESRKVRVHEVDTRAASPFAASLLFGYVGNFMYDGDLPLAERKAQMLAIDHARLRELLGEAEMRELLDPASIEVLARSLQRLDGKRPPKHADQVHDLLLSLGDLSRDEILARAGTDEEGGGATRVSCFLDELTRTRRIFEATIAGERRFVAAEDAGRFRDALGVVPPAGLPAAFLEPATDRSTLGGSAPASGAAPPNPLVDIVSRYARTHGPFRAEDVAHRYGLGVGPVRVALATLVERRRVTEGELLPGGSGREYCDTEVLRSLKQRSLARLRAEVEPVPPEAYARFLVEWHGLTRPRHGQEALLYAVELLQGAPLVASALEAEILPARVQGYRPGDLDALCAAGEVVWRGVEPVGDSSGRIALYLSQAYPYLAPPPGKAEGAMAARVRETLARRGAVFFSDLLRETGGFGHDVLAALWELVWAGEVTNDTLAPLRSLGREEKRGGRRHPSRGGLFGARRAGPPGSEGRWSLLPPLGEKGPSETERRAALARTLLDRHGVLTREAAHAEGLIGGFSAVYDVLRAMEEAGRVRRGYFVAGLGAAQFALPGADDRLRSFREPSAEGRTLVLAASDPANPFGASVRWPGDDAEPEGGNRGAARPKRAAGARVLLHDGKLLAWMGKSERGLLTFLPRDEPERSAERRALARALADLVDEGRARTVLLATVDGEPTARSPLADALKEAGFVATSQGFLKRQTAAAAPPSRPFGAPGGWGRPWSSKPASATPTPQGSEHAPPPDSEDSDLLDLDDDFEG; the protein is encoded by the coding sequence ATGCCAACCCCCTCGGCTCGTGGCGGTCCGGGAGGCGCACGCGTGACGCGGCCCCGGGCGAAGACCTCGAAGGGCGGCGCGCTCGCCCATTTCCACGAGGCGACGCGCACCTGGTTCCAGGGCGCCTTCCCCGGGCCCACCGAGGCCCAGGAAAAAGGCTGGCCGCCGATCCAGGCCGGCCAATCGACGCTCCTCCTCGCGCCCACGGGCTCGGGCAAGACGCTCGCCGCGTTCCTCGTCGCCCTCGATCGATTGGTCTTTTCGGACGAACCACCGAAAGAATCGCGCTGTCGCGTGCTTTACGTCTCGCCGCTCAAGGCCCTCGCCGCCGACGTCGAGCGGAACCTGCGCGCCCCGCTCGCCGGCCTTACCAAGACAGCCGAGCGTCTGGAGATTCCTTTCCGTGTTCCCACGGTCGCGATTCGCTCCGGTGATACCTCGCCCGAGGAACGCGCGCGCCTCGGAAAACGCCCGCCCGACATCCTGATCACCACGCCGGAGTCGTTGTTCCTCCTGCTCACCTCGAACGCGCGGGAGATCCTGCGTTCGGTCGACACGGTCATCATCGACGAAATCCACTCCCTCGCTGCGACGAAGCGCGGCGTGCACCTCTTTTCGTCGCTGGAGCGGCTTGAAGCCCTGCGCGGCGAGGGGGCGCGGACCACGCGCATCGGCCTCAGCGCGACGCAACGCCCGCTCGACGAAATCGCGCGCCTGCTCGGCGGGGGCGAGGTGGACGAACAAGGGAAGTTCGTCCCGCGCCCCGTCACCATCGTCGATGCGAGCGCGCCGAAATCGCTGGAGCTTTCCATTGAAGTCCCCGTTGACGACATGACCCGCATGGGCGAACCCGGCGAGGACGCGGGGAAGGGGCCCGGCGCGGATCCGGCGGCGCGCTCGATCTGGCCGAGCATCCATCCACGCCTCGTCGAGCTCGTCCGCGCGCATCGATCCACCATGATCTTCGCCAACAGCCGCAGGCTCTCCGAGCGGCTCGCAGCGGCGATCAACGAGGCCGCGGGTGCCGAGATCGCCGCCGCGCACCATGGCTCGGTCGCGCGGGACGAACGCACGCGCATCGAGGAGGCGCTCAAAGAAGGACGCCTCCCGTGTATCGTAGCGACCTCCTCGCTGGAGCTCGGCCTCGACCTCGGCGCCGTCGACCTCGTCGTCCAGATCGAATCCCCGCCGAGCGTCTCGGCCGGCCTCCAGCGCATCGGCCGCGCCGGCCACGCCGTCGGCGCCACCTCGCGCGGCGTGGTGTTCCCGAAGCACCGCGGCGATCTGCTCGCGTGCGCCGCCGCCACGAGCCGCATGATCGACGCCAAGGTCGAGGCCACGTTTTACCCGCGCAACCCCCTCGACGTCCTCGCCCAGCAGATCATCGCGATCACGGCGATGGATTCGATCCACGAAGACGTCCTCTTCGCGCTCGTCCGACGCGCCGCGCCCTTCGCGGATCTCCCGCGCGCGAGCTTCGAGGGCCTGCTCGACATGCTCTCCGGCCGTTACCCCTCGGACGAGTTCGCGGAGCTGCGCCCTCGTATCGTATGGGACCGGACGACGGGCGCGATCCGCGCGCGGGAAGGTGCAAAGCGGCTCGCGGTCGTCAATGCCGGAACCATTCCCGATCGGGGCCTGTATGGCGTCTTCCTGGCGACGGAGGAGGCTGCCGGCAAACCCGGGCGTCGTGTCGGCGAGCTCGACGAAGAAATGGTCTTCGAGGCGCGCGAAGGCGAGGTCTTCGTCCTCGGCGCGTCGTCCTGGCGCATCACCGAGATCACGCACGACCGTGTCCTCGTCGTGCCCGCGCCCGGCCAGCCCGGCAAGATGCCGTTCTGGCGCGGCGATCGCGTGGGCCGCAACGTCGAGCTCGGGGCCGAGATCGGCCGCGTCGCCCGCGAGATCACGAAGGCCGACGACGCCGGAGCCGAGCGCCTCCTCCGCGAAAAACACCACCTCGACACGCGCGCCGCGAAAAACCTTCTTCGTTACGTCCGCGAGCAAGCCGCGGCGACGGGCGAGGTCCCGAGCGACACCACGATCGTGCTCGAACGATTCGTCGACGAGGTCGGCGACACCCGCGTCTGCATCCTCTCGCCGTTCGGCGGGCGCGTGCACGCTCCGCTCGCGAGCGCCATCGAGGAGCGCTGCCGCGCCGAGCTCGCCCTCGAAATCGAGGCTGTATGGGCCGACGACGGCGTTGTCTTGCGTTTCCCCGAGGCCCAGGGCCCGCCCGACGCGCGCCTCTTGCTCCCCGATGCCGACGAGGTCGAGGATCTCGTCGTCCGGAGCCTCGGCGCCTCCGCCCTCTTCGCCGCGCGCTTTCGCGAATGCGCCGGCCGTGCGCTGCTCCTGCCGCGCAAGCGCCCGGGCAAACGCTCGCCGTTATGGGCTCAGCGAAAACGAGCCTCGGACCTGCTCGCCGTCGCCGCGCGGTATGGCTCGTTCCCCATCCTGCTCGAAACGTACCGCGAGGTCCTGCGCGACGTCTTTGATCTGCCCGCGCTCGTTGATCTGCTGAAAAAAATTGAATCGCGCAAGGTTCGCGTGCACGAGGTCGACACCCGCGCGGCGTCGCCTTTCGCCGCGTCGCTCCTTTTCGGGTACGTCGGCAACTTCATGTACGACGGGGATCTGCCGCTCGCCGAGCGCAAAGCGCAGATGCTCGCGATCGACCACGCGCGCCTGCGCGAGCTGCTCGGCGAGGCCGAGATGCGCGAATTGCTCGATCCGGCCTCGATCGAGGTGCTCGCGCGCTCCCTCCAGCGCCTCGACGGAAAACGCCCGCCCAAGCACGCCGATCAGGTCCACGATCTCCTGCTCTCGCTCGGCGATCTCTCGCGGGACGAGATCCTTGCGCGCGCGGGCACGGACGAGGAGGGCGGCGGCGCGACGCGTGTCTCCTGTTTTCTGGACGAGCTCACGCGGACGCGGCGTATCTTCGAGGCCACGATCGCGGGCGAGCGGCGTTTCGTCGCGGCCGAGGACGCGGGGCGGTTCCGGGACGCGCTCGGCGTCGTGCCTCCGGCGGGGTTGCCCGCGGCGTTCCTCGAACCCGCGACCGATCGGTCGACGCTTGGGGGCTCCGCTCCGGCCAGCGGAGCTGCGCCCCCAAACCCCCTCGTCGACATCGTCTCTCGTTATGCCCGGACACACGGCCCGTTCCGCGCCGAGGACGTCGCGCACCGGTATGGCCTCGGCGTCGGCCCCGTGCGGGTCGCGCTCGCCACGCTCGTGGAGCGCCGCCGTGTCACGGAGGGCGAGCTCTTGCCCGGCGGATCCGGCCGCGAGTATTGCGACACCGAGGTCCTCCGCTCGCTCAAGCAACGCTCCCTCGCGCGCCTCCGCGCCGAGGTCGAGCCCGTCCCGCCGGAGGCATACGCGCGTTTCCTTGTCGAATGGCACGGCCTCACGCGCCCGCGCCACGGCCAGGAGGCCCTGCTTTACGCCGTCGAGCTTCTCCAGGGCGCGCCGCTCGTCGCCTCCGCACTCGAAGCCGAGATCCTCCCGGCCCGCGTGCAAGGATATCGCCCCGGGGATCTCGACGCGCTTTGCGCCGCCGGCGAGGTCGTCTGGCGCGGCGTCGAGCCCGTCGGCGATTCCTCGGGCCGCATCGCGCTTTATCTCTCGCAGGCCTATCCCTATCTCGCGCCGCCGCCCGGCAAGGCCGAGGGCGCGATGGCCGCGCGGGTGCGCGAGACGCTCGCGCGGCGGGGCGCCGTCTTTTTCAGTGATCTCCTGCGCGAGACGGGCGGCTTCGGGCACGACGTGCTCGCGGCCTTGTGGGAGCTCGTCTGGGCGGGCGAGGTCACGAACGACACGCTTGCACCTTTACGTTCCCTCGGCCGCGAGGAAAAACGCGGCGGACGGCGGCACCCGAGCCGCGGCGGTCTTTTTGGCGCGCGCCGCGCGGGGCCGCCCGGGAGCGAGGGCCGCTGGTCGCTTTTGCCTCCCCTGGGTGAAAAGGGTCCCAGCGAAACCGAGCGCCGCGCCGCGCTCGCGCGAACCCTCCTCGATCGACATGGCGTCCTCACGCGCGAAGCCGCGCACGCCGAGGGCCTTATCGGTGGTTTTTCCGCCGTCTACGATGTGCTCCGCGCCATGGAGGAGGCCGGGCGGGTTCGTCGGGGGTATTTCGTCGCGGGCCTCGGCGCCGCGCAATTCGCGCTCCCGGGCGCGGACGATCGGCTCCGCTCCTTCCGCGAGCCCTCCGCCGAGGGGCGAACCTTGGTCCTCGCGGCCTCCGACCCGGCGAATCCTTTTGGCGCCTCCGTGCGCTGGCCGGGCGACGACGCCGAACCGGAGGGCGGCAATCGTGGCGCGGCGCGGCCAAAACGAGCGGCCGGCGCGCGTGTCCTCCTCCATGATGGCAAATTGCTCGCCTGGATGGGCAAAAGCGAACGTGGGCTCCTCACGTTCCTGCCGCGCGACGAGCCCGAGCGCAGCGCGGAACGACGCGCCCTCGCCCGCGCGCTCGCGGACCTCGTCGACGAAGGCCGCGCGCGGACCGTCCTCCTTGCCACGGTCGACGGCGAACCGACGGCCCGCTCGCCGCTCGCAGACGCCCTGAAAGAGGCGGGTTTCGTCGCGACGAGCCAGGGCTTCCTCAAGCGGCAAACCGCGGCCGCGGCGCCCCCCTCGCGGCCCTTTGGCGCGCCCGGCGGCTGGGGAAGGCCTTGGTCGAGCAAACCCGCCTCGGCGACGCCCACACCGCAAGGCAGCGAACACGCGCCGCCTCCCGACAGCGAGGACAGTGACCTCCTCGACCTCGACGACGATTTCGAAGGGTGA